The following proteins are co-located in the Paludibaculum fermentans genome:
- a CDS encoding sensor histidine kinase: MPKMTPCGRPTAAAHPMRGEEIRLEVHSWNGARSVCQLNDTRPQGFPGASMLLQQAIEDVGADSPCRLTLSGAIRWVRRVTDECRAAVSGVHCASRALSGLEGAFSTLVEEARCSPGGRIRVFVQGRPRTLDPTMQEQLVLICREAFVNAMRHSQATSIEVEIQYRGGRVQVFVRDNGCGINPLAVEEATAHGGLCVMRNRAKSIGARFGIWSRPGAGTEVLVAVALDSATGAD; this comes from the coding sequence ATGCCCAAAATGACGCCGTGTGGCCGCCCTACCGCTGCAGCACATCCGATGCGCGGAGAGGAAATCCGCCTGGAAGTCCACTCCTGGAACGGGGCGCGCTCGGTTTGTCAGTTGAACGACACTCGCCCGCAGGGATTTCCCGGTGCGTCCATGCTACTCCAGCAGGCCATTGAAGACGTGGGTGCGGATTCACCTTGCCGACTGACGCTCAGCGGCGCTATACGCTGGGTGCGCCGAGTCACGGATGAATGCCGTGCGGCCGTGAGCGGCGTCCACTGTGCTTCTCGCGCTCTGTCGGGTCTGGAGGGTGCCTTTTCGACGCTCGTTGAGGAGGCAAGATGCTCTCCGGGTGGTAGGATTCGGGTTTTTGTCCAGGGAAGGCCACGGACGCTAGATCCGACCATGCAGGAGCAGCTCGTTTTGATCTGCCGGGAAGCGTTTGTGAATGCGATGCGGCATTCTCAAGCGACGAGCATCGAAGTCGAGATCCAGTACCGGGGCGGCCGGGTGCAAGTCTTCGTTCGTGACAACGGTTGCGGAATCAATCCCCTGGCGGTTGAGGAGGCGACTGCGCATGGCGGTCTTTGCGTCATGCGGAACCGGGCAAAGAGCATCGGCGCTCGATTCGGAATTTGGAGCAGGCCCGGCGCTGGCACGGAGGTGCTCGTCGCTGTTGCGTTGGACTCTGCAACCGGCGCTGATTGA
- the dnaK gene encoding molecular chaperone DnaK — MGKIIGIDLGTTNSAVCVLEAGQPTVIANQEGARTTPSVVAFTKTGERLVGQIAKRQAVTNPANTIFSIKRFMGRRFDEVSEEMKMVPFKVVSGENGDARVEIAGKKYSPSEISAMILTKLKEAAEAYLGGKVTQAVITVPAYFNDAQRQATKDAGKIAGLEVLRIINEPTAAALAYGLDKKKDETIAVYDFGGGTFDISILTVGEGLVEVKSTNGDTHLGGDNIDQRIIDWIVAEFKKENQVDLSKDPMALQRLKEAAEKAKMELSTLLEVEINLPFVTADATGPKHLTLKLTRARFEQMVEDIIQRSVGPCKQALADAEVTPQQLAEVVLVGGQTRMPRIQTLVRELFGREPHKGVNPDEVVAIGAAIQGGVLGGEVKDVLLLDVTPLSLGIETMGGVFTKLIERNTTIPTRKSETFSTATENQPSVEIKVHQGERAMARDNRLLGVFQLGNIPPAPRGLPKIEVTFDIDANGILSVAAKDTATQNEQKITITASSGLSKADVDQLTRDAESHAADDRTLRDNIEAKNKADAMVYNVEKTLKEHRGSIGEAGAKEIELAIEETRKAIGENDAVRLTAATDRLTAASHKLAEAMYKSSAQPGAQAPPPNGGANGQKNAAKDDVVDAEFVDIGQ; from the coding sequence ATGGGAAAGATCATCGGTATCGATTTAGGCACTACTAACTCCGCGGTTTGTGTTCTGGAGGCCGGCCAGCCCACCGTCATTGCCAACCAGGAGGGGGCCCGAACTACACCGTCCGTCGTGGCCTTCACCAAGACGGGGGAGCGCCTTGTCGGCCAGATTGCCAAACGGCAAGCGGTCACCAACCCGGCGAACACCATCTTCTCGATCAAACGGTTCATGGGGCGCCGCTTTGACGAGGTCAGTGAAGAGATGAAGATGGTGCCCTTCAAGGTGGTCAGCGGCGAGAATGGCGACGCGCGGGTGGAGATCGCCGGCAAGAAATACTCGCCCTCTGAGATCTCCGCAATGATCCTTACGAAGCTGAAGGAAGCGGCAGAGGCCTACCTGGGCGGCAAAGTCACGCAGGCCGTGATTACCGTACCCGCCTATTTCAATGACGCGCAGCGCCAGGCGACCAAGGATGCCGGCAAGATCGCCGGTCTCGAAGTCCTGCGGATCATCAACGAGCCGACCGCGGCCGCATTGGCTTACGGACTCGATAAGAAGAAAGACGAGACCATCGCCGTCTATGACTTTGGCGGCGGCACCTTCGATATTTCGATCCTCACGGTTGGCGAGGGGCTAGTCGAAGTCAAGTCCACCAACGGGGATACCCATTTGGGCGGAGACAATATCGACCAGCGGATCATCGACTGGATCGTGGCGGAGTTCAAAAAGGAGAATCAGGTCGATCTGTCCAAGGATCCGATGGCGCTGCAGCGTTTGAAGGAAGCGGCCGAGAAGGCCAAGATGGAGCTGTCCACGCTGTTGGAAGTGGAAATCAACCTGCCGTTTGTGACCGCCGACGCCACTGGCCCCAAGCACCTGACCTTGAAGCTGACGCGGGCCCGTTTCGAGCAGATGGTGGAAGACATCATCCAGCGATCAGTGGGCCCCTGCAAGCAGGCTCTTGCCGATGCGGAAGTGACGCCGCAACAGCTCGCCGAAGTGGTCCTGGTGGGCGGACAGACGCGCATGCCGCGAATCCAGACGCTGGTTCGTGAGCTCTTCGGCAGAGAGCCGCACAAGGGTGTGAACCCGGACGAAGTGGTGGCCATCGGCGCCGCGATCCAGGGCGGCGTGCTGGGCGGAGAGGTCAAGGACGTCCTGCTGCTGGATGTCACGCCGTTGTCGTTGGGTATCGAGACGATGGGCGGCGTGTTCACCAAGCTGATCGAACGCAACACAACCATTCCGACGCGCAAGAGCGAGACCTTCTCCACGGCTACTGAGAACCAGCCGTCGGTGGAGATCAAGGTCCACCAGGGCGAGCGCGCCATGGCCCGTGACAACAGGCTGCTGGGCGTGTTCCAACTCGGCAACATCCCTCCGGCTCCGCGCGGCCTGCCGAAAATTGAAGTGACCTTCGATATCGATGCGAACGGCATCCTCAGCGTCGCGGCGAAGGACACGGCGACCCAGAACGAACAGAAGATCACGATCACGGCTTCTTCCGGGCTCTCGAAGGCCGATGTGGATCAGTTGACCAGGGATGCCGAATCACACGCGGCCGATGACCGCACGCTACGCGACAACATCGAGGCCAAGAACAAGGCCGACGCCATGGTCTACAACGTTGAGAAGACGCTGAAGGAGCATCGCGGCAGCATCGGCGAGGCAGGCGCGAAGGAGATCGAGTTGGCCATTGAAGAGACCAGGAAGGCCATCGGCGAGAACGACGCGGTGCGGCTCACGGCCGCCACTGACCGGCTGACGGCCGCCAGCCACAAGTTGGCCGAAGCGATGTACAAATCCTCCGCTCAGCCCGGCGCCCAGGCTCCGCCACCCAATGGCGGCGCAAACGGCCAGAAGAACGCTGCAAAGGATGATGTGGTCGACGCCGAGTTCGTCGACATCGGGCAGTAG